The DNA segment caaaaatcaaGTTTAGTGTTGAATATAATAGGACCATTGGTTGTTGCACAGGTTACCAAATACATGTGACTGTGTTCCTAGTGTATAcaatcttttactttttttttcttttgaaccaCACAATCTTTTACTCTTTCTTCCCAACTGATTCCGTTTTTTAATCACTTCACATTCCCAACTGATTCAAATGGAAGATAGCTCGTAGTAAATTTGATAAAGGTGACAGCATAATATACTATTAATAAAGAGACACTTAAAAAGACAGCTCCACCTTCATCTTCCTCGTTAGCCCTTCTTCAACTTCTCTCACCTAACTTCACCactttctatctctctctctcctctttgagcaagaaacaaaaattgaaGTGATAATTACAAACCACCAACTAAAAAAAAACCCTTTCTTCAATTCAACTCTACGCGTCGCTTAGTACCCAAAAAGTATTAATAATATTTGGAGTTTCCCATTATTTTCCCAACAGCATCATTAATTACCCATTACTAATCCCCATTTAGGTTTTGTCTGAAAATTTCCCTTTAAAGATTGTTTCTTtatcagcctttgattttgacaTCCATCACTGTTCCTCCCCTTGAGAGAGTACCCATCACTCCAAGATTTGATTTTTATAGGATTATCCTTGACCAAAGATGGCGAAAGTACTCAACTCGACCCAATCATGTCGTTTCCCTTCACCCTCAAGCTCCTCCTCTTCTACATCATGCGGAGGAGTCAATGATGGTAACAGAGACCCACATTCTCTTTTTAACATTTCTCgcgaggaagaggaagaagaagaggagagaagCGAGAAAGAGGAAGAAAGATTCGAGCTTTCGTCTGCATTGGAGATTCTCGTCTCTGCAATAAGAAGGTCTGTGATTGGTGGGTGTGTTGGTGAAGAGGATCTTTGTTCAATGGAGATTGGTGTTCCTTCAGATGTTAGACATGTCGCTCATGTCACCTTTGATCGTTTCCATGGCTTCCTTGGCTTGCCTGTTGAGTTTGAACCTGAAGTCCCTAGACGAGCTCCTAGTGCAAGGTTcgtttagttttttaaaaaatgatttttttagagTGATTTTCTAGATTTTTTGAAGTACTTTTGCTAATTAATTAAAGTTAATAagttatatatcttttttaaatatgaatcaaaaatatttgaaatagttaaaTATTATTGGTTGAAGTTATTGTAAATTGTATagtaaaatacataataaatttaattgtaaattttcattatatttttaatatgcataaattgtttagaaaatctttttttttttaggataTGGAGTAGATGTAACTCTCTAAATGATTAGTGATTGGAGGTTTATAGTAATTAAGTAGATGGCTTTGTTAAGGATCTTGAGTGTTGGTAGATAGATTTGATTGATGACATCTTGTGTGCAGATAGATTTGATTGATGACATCTTGTGTGCATAGCTGTTTTTATCTTTGATTTTGAGTGAAATGTCTAATGAAGTTGATGCGAATGCAGTGCAACCGTGTTTGGAGTCTCAACTGAGTCAATGCAACTATCTTATGATACTAGAGGCAACATTGTGCCTACAATACTCTTGATGATGCAGAGTCACTTGTACAGTAGAGGCGGCTTGCAGGTTCGTGTAATTGTATGTGTTTTGCTTAAaaccaatgttcaagaaatcgctaGGCAGTGGTTAAGCATCTTCTAGAGGTTTAGTGTTTAGGCAGGCCGATTTTTTCGGACGTCTAATTTTggaaaaattgttttgtttcgACCTGATTTGCCGACTAGGCAGCTCCTAGACCGGATTTTAGAACACTGCTAGTATAACCCTTTGTGCCATATAGGTAGAAGGAATATTCAGAATTAATGGTGAGAATGGTCAAGAGGAGTACACAAGAGAAGAGTTGAACAAAGGTGTTATACCAGATAACATAGATGTACATTGCTTGGCAAGTCTCATTAAGGTATATATATGACCTATACTTGGATCTTACTCTCTCTTTATTGTTTCTTTCTAACTTCttggatttgttttttttcttttacacttAGGCTTGGTTTAGGGAACTTCCAACTGGTGTACTGGACTCACTCTCACCAGAGCAAGTCATGGAGTCTGAAACCGAAGATGAGTGTGCGGAGCTTGTGAAGCTTCTCCCTCCAACAGAAGCTTCTTTGTTAGATTGGTCAATCAACCTGATGGCAGACGTTGTGGAGATGGAGCATCTCAACAAGATGAATGCTCGAAACATCGCTATGGTTTTCGCACCCAACATGACTCAGATGTTGGATCCACTGACAGCTCTGATGTATGCTGTGAAA comes from the Brassica rapa cultivar Chiifu-401-42 chromosome A01, CAAS_Brap_v3.01, whole genome shotgun sequence genome and includes:
- the LOC103845972 gene encoding rho GTPase-activating protein 4 gives rise to the protein MAKVLNSTQSCRFPSPSSSSSSTSCGGVNDGNRDPHSLFNISREEEEEEEERSEKEEERFELSSALEILVSAIRRSVIGGCVGEEDLCSMEIGVPSDVRHVAHVTFDRFHGFLGLPVEFEPEVPRRAPSASATVFGVSTESMQLSYDTRGNIVPTILLMMQSHLYSRGGLQVEGIFRINGENGQEEYTREELNKGVIPDNIDVHCLASLIKAWFRELPTGVLDSLSPEQVMESETEDECAELVKLLPPTEASLLDWSINLMADVVEMEHLNKMNARNIAMVFAPNMTQMLDPLTALMYAVKVMNFLKTLIVKTLKERKESRDRLVQGSNPGPRDHNGDQSSRQLLHLMKANEEEAVVDTFEVEMKEKEESSELQELVGLKSSLIKSCQYGKGGFGEKQNGWEEERKMKRTMSNASSIVGRVNYRVELFEAWR